The Topomyia yanbarensis strain Yona2022 chromosome 3, ASM3024719v1, whole genome shotgun sequence nucleotide sequence TTTCACTGCAGGACCTTCCGACAGATATCGAAACTAATTGATATTTACCCACAAACATTAACCCATCCCAAACCACTTACTTAATATATTCCTCATCCTGCCTCTCCAGCCGTTCCTCGCGCTCCCGAATCGACTCGGTCGGATCGTACTGCTGCAGCATACTGTCGTAGTCAACCTCCTGCTGGCGCCGATTCAGATCCCGCAGTTCCTCCAACGATTCCAACAGTTCGATCTCATTTCGCGATTGCTGGGTGCGATTTTCTAGCAACTTCATCGGATTGGTTGCTTCTTCCTCGCGGGCTTCCTCTTCCTCCCGCCGAGCTTGTTCTTCGGCAAGTTTAAGTGCCATAAAGTTCCGCGTCGCACCGGCTTCAATCTCGTAATCCGTGTTTCTCGGATCGGTTTTGAATGATATCTCCTGCAGGCAGCGAGTGCACTTGATGTAGAACCGATAGATGCGAATGCCGAGGTAGTCTTCATTTTCCACATCCTCCTTGCGGGCGTTGAACTTTTTGCCCTTGTAGATGTACTCGCCACAGGTGACACAGCGCATGTTGAACGGGGCCATTAGGCGGACTGTGTATTGACGGTTCTTTGGGAGCTTGACCCGGGGGATTTTCGACGGATCGAAATCCGGTGGATAGTATTTCTGGGGATGGAAAAATTAATCACGTCACTTATTTGAATGGTAAAACTGTTTTACTTACGTTGAGAACTTTTCGTTCCgacattttttatgtttatctAAGTTATTTATCAGAAATTAAATGATACTTTATTTTCTAATTCGTTTGAGCTCACAATTGCGtcacaacaaaaataaacaccAACCCACAACTGACAGCGCGTTGTGGTAAAAGATTGACACATTTTTAGTTTGTAGTACTAAAGCTGGCTGCGTACGTATGAATGTTATCCTGCTATTACTGCAAAAATGTCTGTCCTAACATAAATAGGGTGCTGAACAATTGCAAAATAAGGCCTTTGAACAAAACGTTTAGATGAACATAAAACTTGCATAATATgcttggttaaaatttaaattccTTGGGGGATATCGTTCTAAACTTTGGACTGATATTAATCACTCCATACAAAATCCTTTCGATTTTCCGATCGACTAAATGGgttcccgaatagaaatgtacagtattaaaaccgtaattttcactgtgacagtacagtaattttacaataatttaaagTACAGTCTCATGTGATACTACAATATAAAAACAACGAACTTCACTGTTTCTACAGTAAGTTTTaatgtaaaatcgacttttacagtaaaaatgggggtggttatgtatctcaACATTaacaaaatcgatatttttccATATGTTTTTTTTCTCGGAAACAGTAATattcaatgtgaatttactgTGTCATTTCTTTGCTGGAcagtgaaattaattgttacatGAAGTATtcttgtaaatctactgcgaaAATACAAAACAGTAATAACCATAATATCTATTATTTGATGTTTGTTTGTAGgataaatgctattgtaaatttCCTTCCGGGTTTGCGTTGGCACAAGCGGCCGACTATACAATCGAAAAATCGGTCGTTTGTTTCACTGACACATATGGGAGTATAACATGGGTGGCTGCCGACGCAACAACCGACTAAATATGACCGACGGAACTGTTGAAAACGGTCCTCTTCGACCAAATAAAATGGTCGATATGTAAGTAGTTTCAAACTATAACCAGATACAGTGATGCCACaagcacagatttttttttgtacaggttctgtacggtacagattgcagctttttgtaaaaaagtacagattggtacagaatTTTTTTACCGTAACAGCAGCGTAAAATAATTAAACACTGAAAACCGCAAAAATGCAGAGTTAGGCCGGTGATAAAATGGCGGCAAGAAGCTGAGCTGAAGTTGTAGACATTATGATGCAAAATTCGAGGAATCTGTTTGCAGCAAATCAAATTGTGCTTGTCACAGTAAAAGCAGACAATCCACGAAGATCTGCTCGACCTTTATtcagacatcatccctttgatttgctacAGTTTTCTGGCATATCGCATTTTAATGTCAGTTTCAGCTCGCCGGCCCGAAATGAAAATATGTACATCaaacgatatttttttcaaataaccacATAACCTACAGAATCCAGTACATATTTTTCTACATAAaagtacagatagaaaagaattttcaactcccggtacagatttaagtGTGGCAACACTGATCAGATATACCCTAGATAAAATCTGGCAATTAAAATAGAGATGACAATGAGTTGTTCAACTttcaacaaacatttcgtggtttcATAAACGTTgtaacagttgctttattcagccCTAGTTTTACATTGGaagtatacgtgtaatcatatatcgtttattccacccttaatcatctggatttggagaatttattcagtttatctgATTAAGTCACAttaaagaacaattcttcagccTGAAGAAATCCACAGGTCAGCTTtgtcctaggggcagatcactcgtgatgcatttttaaaaatcagcgaaattaaatgcatttctttccatcaaaatagaaattcataatgtattttgcgttgcgtgtaatgtTTTTTgctttgcgtgtaagacgtcaaaccCCTACAAAAAACTTGCTCTACTTTcagcaaaacgtcgaacaaagtggatcagtgAAACATCCTAtagttaaacaaacttttctgtgagggagtgcaaagttgttgcaaaaatggaaattaaatgcatttttaaagctgatgcaaatttgttttacATACTTAGAGTGAACTGCCACAACGCTTTATCaataaacttttattttaccgctattcagctgagagaattatcacaggaaaattataaaaagatatttttttcaagtgttACGTTTCAATTGTATTACCTTTTTGGCTGGGACGGAACTTgccgatagatgttttctttttcttttttcctgttCCTTCTATCGTTTGTCTCGCCTCTCTTTTTGCCTCACATAGTTTAAATAGACTGGCTGCATTGACAGTACCTCCTGGATGCATTTGACGTTCGATTTTTTGCTAACTGCATGTCTCGCGTCTCAGCTTGTTGGTtatcatatcacgtacctggattCAAGAAACcgcaacctgttgaatactaagctTTTACTTTACTGCCAGCACCAATCTTCCCTACATagaatgcttaagatttcaccgatgtatcgaaaagtctaggctgctgaattGAGGCTGTACAAAGACTACACTAGCCTtttatagatttgagtgaacctGGTTGGCTTGGGTTAGAATCCCAACCtatgataatattttatttgattgatttttagaacattcggtGTTGTTATTTTGGGATTTGGAGATATTAAGATCTTTTCATTTCTTCCACAATCGCTTACTAAAAGTACTaattcattgcttacaacaagacaggcatgagtAACCCACGTAAAATGCCTCGATCTTGCAttattgcaaataaggctattgatgCGTGTCTCATATCAGAGCTCAcaaactcgcgatatctgtgatGTTACAGTCACATTGACTTTCGGTAACGTagacaaaaatattcatatattgttcagcatatctaccgcataacgagtcatctccttctgatgatttcaaaagcgttgtatcagaTTGTAGCAGAAATCGGTTTCcactcattatcggcagtgatgcgaatcacatcatttggggcggctcagacatcaatctgagaggctctgaacttatggagtacataagtagtacaaatctccatattctgaatgttctgtatcgattttgttggcttttttcggcaaatttgagactaagagaaacgaaagcaatgaaattgaaagacggataggtattctagagcgaatcagttataaacttagaacggaaaactagaactaggcaggctcatacgggcatgatcgaaaggaaatgtgaagaatttttttttgccttctgcagagtaggagttgggcgtttcacccaagtctaccgcatggtctatggtagaacataactcatcatcatgttttaccgccgacgccggctttcgatcatgcccatatgagcctgcctagttctagttttccgttctaagtttataactgattcgctctagaatacctatccgtctttcaatttcattgctttcgtttctcttagtctcaaatttgccgaaaatagccaacaaaatcgatacagtagaaccttgcggcaattaaaacatagtaacatattctgaatgtgggaaaccgaccaacttttgtgAGGTCTGGGAGGGAAGAGGTGTTAAACATAACGCTTTGTCTGATCGAATTTCGCATGAGCTGAGAAATTGGCatgttccaaatgaaactgaaccgtctctatcataaatatatatttttcgatcattttgatattACCTTCAATGTGATAACATATCGTGGTCCTAAATCTTCAAACTGGAATCTCTtcttggaaaacttggcgactaaatttcatagATATTTTCCagcaattagtcaactagacgacttagatgacgtcgtggatacgacaaactcgttcatagtagcatcctacaaagaagcttgtccacttcgtattGTTAAAATGGCTAGGGGAACTTCGTGGTGGAgagctgagcttgaaagaatgaagaaggatATGAGAAAAGCTTGGAACTaaagcactctagttagagtgtggccaagaggccatgacgtatccaaacgaacatgaaatttgacttatttctattgtgtatacgtcaaattccatgttcgtttggat carries:
- the LOC131692628 gene encoding splicing factor YJU2 gives rise to the protein MSERKVLNKYYPPDFDPSKIPRVKLPKNRQYTVRLMAPFNMRCVTCGEYIYKGKKFNARKEDVENEDYLGIRIYRFYIKCTRCLQEISFKTDPRNTDYEIEAGATRNFMALKLAEEQARREEEEAREEEATNPMKLLENRTQQSRNEIELLESLEELRDLNRRQQEVDYDSMLQQYDPTESIREREERLERQDEEYIKSIKFHSRTVANSGLKRVATEEIIEEVKREPSSSESDQGLTTDLPTSSSSTIVPTFATPTAGASKVKRLENNSISIGVRKSSLSNLVVKKKATVAPIPAATMSAAQEKEVNTSKPSPVTEATVTSKVTAVSTTMVAAVNDGGGGGNSGGSATANDSNAAVSGLGLLGTYSDSDNSSDGND